CGCGCGCGTACCTGCTCGCCGGCCGGGCCGCCGAGGCCCAGGGACACATCGACGCACTGCGATCGCTGGATGCGACGGCCGCCGCGGGCCTGTCCCCGGCGCGGTCCTCCGGTCGGTCGCAAGTGGTCTCGGGCTGGGATGCCGAGCGCGGCAAGCCTGCAGCCACTCCCTAGCTAGCGCGCGTCGTGGTGGATACTGATGCCGGACAAGGACACGGCGATGCCATGAGCGACGGAGCCCGGATCGTCCGGATCAACGTGTCGCCCGGCGGGGTGCCGAAACGAGCGGTGGCCTCGGCGCGCGTGACCACGATGGGCGTGCAGGGCGATGCCCAGAGGAACCGCACTCACCATGGCGGCCCTGAGCGGGCGCTCTGCCTCTTCTCGCAGGACCGCATCCGAGCCCTCCAGTCCGAGGGTCACCCGATCCAGCCGGGCAGCATCGGCGAGAACCTCACGATCGAAGGCATCGACTGGAGCCAGGTCACGCCGGGCGTCTACCTGCGCCTCGGTGACGAGGTGGTCGCCGAGGTCACGCGCTATACCTCGCCTTGCTTCAACATCCGGGCCTCGTTCCATGATCGCGACGAGTCTCGCGTGTCCCAGAAGCGCCATCCGGGCGACAGCCGCGTGTACGCGCGGGTGCTGCGCGAGGGCTCGATCACCACGGGAGATCCCGTGCGGCTCCTCACCAGAGCCGAGGCGGACGCGCTGGCCGCACCCGCATGAAGACCGCCGACGTCGTGATCATCGGTGGTGGCGTGATCGGCGTCTCCATCGCCTTCCATCTGGCCGAGCTCGGCGTCAAACGCGTGATGGTGCTCGAGCGCAAGTTCCTGGGAGCGGGCGGCACCGGGCGGTCGGTGGGGATCATCCGGCAGCTCTATCCGACGCGGGAGACCAGCCAGATGGTGCGCCGGTCGCTCGCCGTATTCGAGCAGTTCTCCGACGTCGTCGGCGGCGATGCCGGGTTCGTACGATCCGGCGCCCTGATCGGGGTGTCGGCCGCCATGCGCCCCACGCTGGAGCGAACGCTGGCGCTCCAGCGGGAGATCGGGATCGAGGCCGAGATCCTCGAGCCGGCAGAGCTCGGCCGAATCGAGCCCCGCATCGACCCGTCCGGGCTCGGCGCCGTCCTCTGGGAGCCCGGCTCGGGATACGGCGACCCGTCGGCCGTGACGGCCGGCTTCGCGGCGGCGGCGCGGCGGGGCGGCGTGACGATCGAGCAAGGCGCCGAAGTCGTAGCCATTCGGCAGGCGAGCGGACGGGTGGTCGGCGTGACCACGGCCGTCGGCGATCACATCGACGCCCCCGTCGTGGTCAATGCCGCCGGCCTCTGGGCGCCACAGGTTG
This region of Candidatus Methylomirabilota bacterium genomic DNA includes:
- a CDS encoding MOSC domain-containing protein produces the protein MSDGARIVRINVSPGGVPKRAVASARVTTMGVQGDAQRNRTHHGGPERALCLFSQDRIRALQSEGHPIQPGSIGENLTIEGIDWSQVTPGVYLRLGDEVVAEVTRYTSPCFNIRASFHDRDESRVSQKRHPGDSRVYARVLREGSITTGDPVRLLTRAEADALAAPA
- a CDS encoding FAD-dependent oxidoreductase — translated: MKTADVVIIGGGVIGVSIAFHLAELGVKRVMVLERKFLGAGGTGRSVGIIRQLYPTRETSQMVRRSLAVFEQFSDVVGGDAGFVRSGALIGVSAAMRPTLERTLALQREIGIEAEILEPAELGRIEPRIDPSGLGAVLWEPGSGYGDPSAVTAGFAAAARRGGVTIEQGAEVVAIRQASGRVVGVTTAVGDHIDAPVVVNAAGLWAPQVARLASVELPIIVGRHPVFSVARGPDFGPAHCVYLDLAGGSYARPESGSLSIIGSLTDDEAEHPMDPELLGSEAGFDEAASVLSRSAQAIPAFADTRFIRGYAGAFDITPDWMPILDESPVKGFFVAAGMSGHGFKLAPAVGEMVAALTTRSTSPVSLAPF